A region from the Euwallacea similis isolate ESF13 unplaced genomic scaffold, ESF131.1 scaffold_41, whole genome shotgun sequence genome encodes:
- the LOC136418873 gene encoding uncharacterized protein, with translation MLVPIQQNAGLPNDISKNPVVEESIQININENSDDSDTDDTRHPEVKYNLTSNEQAEELVSLEIDRTVATHKYCIICGGNTTSNLILIPEKARCQSYAKRKLFIPIGDRCCRSHIIFDSFFEEDLMKIKVYSNISEITSKELSCMMENLAISCDKSLFDQVSDFSMPETQLRLFTSLTWENLLQLKEMLTSLRNSCNRTTTQAIVTFLFKLKTGNSHELIASILHLPNKGVVSEYLKSVRCAFVQDILAKHFGCQNTTREKIIYETSPIARTVLKADNEDLILICDGTYAQHQKSTNNEYQRRSFSGQKKVPLCKPFTICTTSGFIVDMLGPFGANENDARILRTILEVENTGLSDLLEARDIFVLDRGFRDVIEYLNSKGYKTAMPALKGKRKQLESLEANRSRLITKVRWVVEAVHGILKQKYQLLDRKIDNKIVPTIGEYFRIAAFLQNQFGQRLTSDKDAGEEIIARMQALVDTPNYLAEEVETGKWARKKVIFRRITSNAIKDFPQLTEAQLILLFTGTYQLGQAKSYLAEITNEDGSLNVDYLKENATILRIQSRSRHSNRKTYTSFIDYTLKRNDVAGICRYCCDCANGKRTVGCCSHVAAIIYYLSHARYLARIINPAEILTNMFKNTGFVGVQEDSDTDEDADVTTLPD, from the coding sequence ATGCTGGTCCCAATTCAGCAAAACGCTGGACTTCCTAATGACATCTCTAAAAATCCTGTGGTGGAAGAGTCGATTCAGATTAATATCAACGAGAATAGCGATGATTCCGATACAGACGATACACGTCATCCtgaagttaaatataatttaacatcTAATGAACAGGCCGAAGAATTAGTTAGTCTGGAAATCGATCGCACCGTTGCAACTCACAAATATTGCATCATTTGTGGTGGTAATAcaacttccaatttaattttgattcccGAGAAGGCTCGTTGTCAGAGTTACGCAAAgagaaaactgtttattccAATTGGCGATAGATGCTGTAGAAGTCACATCATTTTCGACTCATTTTTTGAGGAAGATTTAATGAAGATCAAggtatattcaaatatttctgaaatcacATCGAAAGAGCTCTCTTGCATGATGGAAAACTTAGCGATTAGTTGTGATAAAAGTTTGTTTGATCAAGTCTCGGATTTTTCTATGCCCGAAACACAATTAAGACTTTTCACAAGCTTAACTTGGGAGAATTTATTGCAGTTAAAAGAAATGCTAACGTCTCTTAGAAATTCTTGTAACAGAACCACCACACAGGCCATCGTTacctttttattcaaacttaaaaccGGTAATTCACATGAACTAATTGCTTCCATTCTTCATTTACCCAATAAAGGGGTCGTCTCGGAGTATCTTAAATCAGTGAGATGTGCTTTTGTCCAAGATATTCTAGCTAAACACTTTGGATGTCAAAATACGActagggaaaaaattatatatgaaaCTAGTCCAATTGCTCGAACAGTACTTAAAGCTGATAATGAGGATTTAATTCTGATATGTGATGGCACTTATGCTCAACATCAGAAAAGCACGAACAATGAATATCAAAGGAGATCGTTTTCTGGTCAAAAGAAAGTACCTTTATGTAAACCATTCACAATATGTACCACTAGTGGTTTTATTGTCGACATGCTTGGACCGTTCGGCGCAAACGAAAATGATGCGCgaattttaagaacaattCTGGAAGTTGAGAATACGGGATTATCCGATTTACTGGAAGCAAGGGATATTTTTGTACTGGACAGAGGATTTCGGGAcgtaatagaatatttaaatagtaaagGATACAAAACAGCCATGCCAGCTCTCAAAGGCAAACGCAAACAGTTAGAGAGTTTAGAAGCCAATCGCTCGAGACTTATAACAAAAGTCCGATGGGTCGTTGAAGCTGTTCACggtattttgaaacaaaaatatcaattacttGACCGGAAAATAGATAATAAGATCGTCCCGACAATAGGCGAGTATTTTAGAATCGCggcttttttacaaaatcagttTGGGCAACGATTAACTTCCGATAAAGACGCAGGAGAAGAAATCATCGCAAGGATGCAAGCGCTAGTAGATACACCCAATTACTTGGCGGAAGAAGTAGAAACAGGAAAATGGGCGcgtaagaaagttattttcagaCGGATTACTTCAAATGCGATAAAGGATTTCCCTCAATTAACAGAAGctcaattaatattacttttcacAGGTACTTATCAATTGGGCCAAGCTAAATCGTATTTAGCAGAGATAACGAACGAAGATGGTTCCCTGAATGTTGACTACTTGAAAGAGAATGCAACTATTTTGAGAATACAATCTCGTTCTAGGCATAGTAATCGGAAAACCTACACCTCTTTCATCGATTATACGCTAAAACGAAATGATGTAGCAGGTATATGTCGCTATTGCTGTGATTGCGCGAATGGAAAGCGTACTGTCGGTTGTTGTTCTCATGTggctgcaattatttattatttatcacatgcTCGTTACTTAGCCCGAATTATCAACCCGGCCGAGATTTTAACCAACATGTTTAAGAACACTGGTTTCGTAGGTGTCCAAGAAGA